AAACCAGTGTGAGAGCAATGACTACTTTCAAGCTTAATATTTTTCCTCTTCTCACTTCTTCAAATCCAATGCTGCGATTCAGCACACGAGCGGTTAGACAAGACGAAATGGCTATTACAATGAAAGGAATCACGAACAGTAGAATTAGTTCTCTTAACCTGAAGGTTCTCACAAAAAGTCTATTTTCCCAGTCCGTACCACAGCCTTTATCTGTGATGGTATATCCAAGTGGATAGATGGCTAGAATAATTGAAATTACCCAAACTATTATTAACATGAGTGCACAATAGAGTTTCCTACGTGAAGGACGATTGGAGGCTTGAGGGTTCGAAATACGCGTCAGGACTACACACCGCTGAACGTACATGGCTACTACTGAATAAATGCTTGCATAAACAACCGTGTAACACATCAGTAAATACATTTGGCACATTGTAGTACCAAAGACCCAATACTCATTaagctgaaataaataaaataacagaagattGCACAAGAGATCCAACATGTCTGTTATAGTCAagtttaatattattaagttGGTAGCGGTGCGCATCTCCTTGTGCCTTGAGAAAATGAGCAGTAAGACGCTGTTTCCTATAACTCCTATAATGAAGAAGATAATTCCCATAGTTAAGAACAACACGTACGGTTTGCTGTTTCCACCATTGTGGTGATCGTTCAAGGTTTTATCTTCACATAATCTGTGGCAGTGAAGATGAAATTTCATTCGAAATTCGAGAAAATACTCTACGTTTAATATCTCACTCATGTCGTCAATAGTGGAATTTAATAACTTAATACACGATCTGTAGTTATCAATAACGCACCTCATAAAATTCACCTCAGaagtgttattgttttgttttctttctttactgAGGCCAACGTGTGGTTCAAAGAGCTGCAGATGAATCTCCAGTATATTTACCATATGGTCCATGTGTTGTGTTTTATCCCGTATTATCCGCAGATATTTCTCATACTCTTCAGTATCATTGTTTCCAACTTCAGCATAGTGGGTTTGATTTGGATG
This sequence is a window from Periplaneta americana isolate PAMFEO1 chromosome 2, P.americana_PAMFEO1_priV1, whole genome shotgun sequence. Protein-coding genes within it:
- the LOC138714855 gene encoding C-X-C chemokine receptor type 6-like yields the protein MLTLIHMSVFLVYLLGLLSYLVYVPSAAVPDGGEATFINSSWPAEIIHTVSPYDTDQGELKKALQDIVEVIDLQEETLNSLLLNVSNFNQSEEQTAKDQKEVFPKLMPDLVKSQEEEGVLTHPNQTHYAEVGNNDTEEYEKYLRIIRDKTQHMDHMVNILEIHLQLFEPHVGLSKERKQNNNTSEVNFMRCVIDNYRSCIKLLNSTIDDMSEILNVEYFLEFRMKFHLHCHRLCEDKTLNDHHNGGNSKPYVLFLTMGIIFFIIGVIGNSVLLLIFSRHKEMRTATNLIILNLTITDMLDLLCNLLLFYLFQLNEYWVFGTTMCQMYLLMCYTVVYASIYSVVAMYVQRCVVLTRISNPQASNRPSRRKLYCALMLIIVWVISIILAIYPLGYTITDKGCGTDWENRLFVRTFRLRELILLFVIPFIVIAISSCLTARVLNRSIGFEEVRRGKILSLKVVIALTLVFTFSYGTHNVLLCVNEYLIDTPNKLRLTMFITYLLTFSDACFNPIALFVTSSTFRRYMKKYLLFWISSSKAKRNAVTYVASVETQSTGV